From one Nocardioides scoriae genomic stretch:
- the cmk gene encoding (d)CMP kinase, whose amino-acid sequence MSGCDRVGEAPGTAPTPQPAPGGTTTVASTIVVAMDGTSGSGKSSTSRRVASRLGLRYLDTGAQFRAVTAAMIDAGVDFAAADVAEQVAALAARPVVESGTDPDAPTITVDGHDVAERIRTQEVTDHVSAVASVPQVRQRLLDLQREIIGAGGIVVEGRDIGSVVAPDAQVKLYLTADPAARAARRTAENGAGDLDATQADLLRRDAIDSGRATAPAVAADGAVHLDTTPYTLEQVVDLVAGLVEQAGATSPEGSGRPA is encoded by the coding sequence ATGAGCGGCTGCGACCGGGTCGGCGAGGCCCCCGGCACCGCCCCCACCCCGCAGCCAGCACCAGGAGGTACCACGACCGTGGCCAGCACGATCGTCGTCGCGATGGACGGGACCTCCGGGTCCGGCAAGTCGAGCACGTCCCGCCGGGTCGCCTCGCGGCTGGGCCTGCGCTACCTCGACACGGGTGCGCAGTTCCGCGCCGTCACGGCCGCGATGATCGACGCCGGCGTGGACTTCGCGGCCGCCGACGTGGCCGAGCAGGTCGCGGCGCTGGCTGCGCGTCCCGTCGTGGAGTCCGGGACCGACCCCGACGCCCCGACCATCACCGTCGACGGCCACGACGTGGCCGAGCGGATCCGCACCCAGGAGGTGACCGACCACGTCAGCGCGGTCGCCTCGGTGCCGCAGGTGCGCCAGCGGCTGCTCGACCTGCAGCGCGAGATCATCGGCGCGGGCGGCATCGTGGTCGAGGGCCGCGACATCGGCTCCGTGGTCGCGCCCGACGCCCAGGTCAAGCTCTACCTCACGGCCGACCCGGCCGCGCGGGCCGCACGGCGCACGGCCGAGAACGGCGCGGGCGACCTCGACGCGACGCAGGCCGACCTGCTGCGCCGCGACGCCATCGACTCCGGGCGGGCCACCGCCCCCGCGGTCGCGGCTGACGGCGCGGTCCACCTCGACACCACGCCCTACACCCTGGAGCAGGTCGTCGACCTCGTCGCCGGCCTCGTCGAGCAGGCCGGCGCGACCTCGCCCGAGGGGTCCGGGAGACCGGCGTGA
- a CDS encoding lysophospholipid acyltransferase family protein: MTALLVRGRPAAQRLLRAWWRMEVHGARHVPARGPAVLAANHVGWLDGPFLAIASPRPVQALTKREMFAGPAAPVLRAAGQIPLDRDVVDRRAIRTAVAVLEQDRVVGVFPEGGRGGGEMTTSRSGAAYLALVTGAPVVPVAFLGTREPGGDAGSLPPRGSRIAMTFGEPVLLGRSGWPRTQAQVAEAAARVTTAIVRTTREAERLTGLRLPGPLGPTLTTHEEMTP, from the coding sequence GTGACCGCCCTGCTCGTGCGGGGCCGCCCGGCAGCCCAGCGGCTGCTGCGCGCGTGGTGGCGCATGGAGGTCCACGGCGCCCGCCACGTCCCCGCCCGCGGCCCGGCCGTGCTGGCGGCCAACCACGTGGGCTGGCTCGACGGCCCGTTCCTGGCCATCGCCTCGCCGCGCCCGGTGCAGGCGCTGACCAAGCGCGAGATGTTCGCGGGTCCGGCGGCGCCGGTGCTGCGGGCCGCGGGGCAGATCCCGCTCGACCGCGACGTCGTCGACCGCCGGGCGATCCGCACCGCGGTCGCCGTCCTGGAACAAGACCGGGTGGTCGGGGTGTTCCCCGAGGGCGGACGGGGTGGTGGCGAGATGACCACCTCGCGCTCGGGGGCGGCGTACCTCGCCCTGGTGACGGGGGCACCGGTCGTCCCGGTGGCCTTCCTCGGCACCCGGGAGCCCGGCGGTGACGCCGGCTCGCTGCCGCCGCGGGGCAGCAGGATCGCGATGACCTTCGGGGAGCCCGTGCTCCTCGGCCGCAGTGGCTGGCCCCGCACCCAGGCCCAGGTGGCCGAGGCCGCCGCGCGGGTCACCACCGCCATCGTCCGCACCACCCGCGAGGCCGAGCGCCTCACCGGACTGCGACTCCCGGGCCCGCTGGGCCCGACCCTCACGACACACGAAGAGATGACGCCATGA